Proteins from a single region of Lepus europaeus isolate LE1 chromosome 4, mLepTim1.pri, whole genome shotgun sequence:
- the LOC133758885 gene encoding butyrophilin subfamily 1 member A1-like, protein MAKAGSGGIFLHSCAISLLSLQLLPAGEGRADFKVLGPDSPILATVGEDALLPCRLSLNLSAEDMELRWYRSRPSPAVYLHRRGAQVSREQMAEYRGRTTFLGDHLARGEAVLRIHNVTVYDNGTYHCLFRDGEPHSETTLALQVAGLGLEPRIHVTEDLDKGIRAECTSAGWYPEPHVEWRDFRGRAVPAVTRFSASATTGLLAVLSRVAVPDRSMGGLTCSISSPLLHERKVAESHLPVSPSLDPATASPKLSLSEDQKSVRRLLFDQDLSPSASRFDQDPCVLAQEQFFAGQYYWEVEVGDRKAWMLGVCLGSVGREGRVPKAPQHGLWAVEFYKERLQALTYPRTQLRPPRRLCRVGVFLDCDRGKISFHNAADGSLVYAFSGLSFAGPLQPFLCLWTHDPSPLTFCPVVRETQEDAGGSRDPGSPALFAPTWSGIGCATAKICSSFPHIARSRIAAVGSSAPAGNGSPERAAARPRKPAGLGPELWMLQPPMR, encoded by the exons cctcctctccctgcagctCCTGCCAGCTGGGGAAG ggAGAGCCGATTTCAAGGTCCTTGGGCCGGACAGCCCCATCCTGGCCACCGTGGGGGAGGACGCATTGCTGCCCTGCAGACTGTCCCTCAACCTCAGCGCGGAGGACATGGAGCTGAGGTGGTACAGGAGCCGGCCCTCGCCCGCCGTGTACCTGCACAGGCGTGGAGCACAGGTGTCCAGAGAGCAGATGGCAGAGTACCGGGGGAGGACGACTTTCCTGGGTGACCACCTGGCCAGGGGCGAGGCTGTGCTGAGGATTCACAACGTCACCGTGTATGACAACGGGACCTACCACTGCCTCTTCAGGGACGGGGAGCCTCACAGCGAGACCaccctggcgctgcaggtggcag ggctgggcttggaACCCAGAATCCATGTGACCGAGGACCTGGACAAGGGCATCCGAGCCGAGTGCACCTCAGCAGGCTGGTACCCAGAGCCTCACGTGGAGTGGAGAGACTTCAGGGGgcgtgcagtgccagctgtgacCCGTTTCTCAGCCTCAGCCACCACCGGCCTCTTGGCTGTGCTGTCCAGGGTGGCCGTCCCAGACAGGAGCATGGGGGGTCTCACCTGCTCCatctccagccccctgctccacGAGAGGAAGGTGGCTGAGAGCCACCTTCCCG TGAGTCCCTCGCTGGACCCCGCCACAGCCAGCCCCAAGCTCTCCCTGTCTGAGGATCAGAAGAGTGTGAGGCGGCTGCTCTTCGACCAGGACCTGTCCCCCAGTGCCAGCAGGTTTGACCAGGACCCCTGCGTGCTGGCCCAGGAGCAGTTCTTTGCCGGGCAGTACTACTGGGAGGTCGAGGTGGGGGACAGGAAGGCCTGGATGCTGGGCGTGTGTCTGGGCAGTGTGGGCCGGGAGGGCAGGGTCCCCAAGGCCCCCCAGCACGGCCTCTGGGCAGTGGAGTTTTACAAGGAGCGACTCCAGGCCCTGACCTACCCCAGGACGCAGCTCCGGCCTCCCCGGCGCCTCTGTCGGGTGGGTGTTTTCCTGGATTGTGACAGGGGGAAGATTTCTTTCCACAATGCGGCTGACGGGTCCCTGGTCTATGCATTCTCTGGCCTCTCTTTCGCTGGCCCACTGCAGCCATTCCTCTGTCTCTGGACTCATGACCCCAGCCCCCTGACCTTCTGCCCTGTGGTCAGAGAGACCCAGGAAGATGCTG ggggctccagg gACCCCGGCAGCCCTGCTCTGTTTGCACCCACCTGGTCTGGGATTGGGTGCGCCACCGCCAAG ATTTGTTCCTCTTTCCCCCACATCGCTCG CTCCAGGATCGCGGCCGTGGGGTCGTCGGCGCCCGCGGGGAACGGCAGCCCCGAGCGCGCCGCCGCCAGACCCCGCAAGCCCGCAGGCCTGGGCCCGGAGCTGTGGATGCTGCAGCCACCAATGCGCTGA
- the RNF187 gene encoding E3 ubiquitin-protein ligase RNF187 — protein MLNWMRPRLLRFTAPGTPPGDVPRSWDPLLTYPAARTLAGDVHRGQGVVRGQLRCQDLAGDVSRGQGPPRASQSPPPPPRRSGSAARRLRPSSSRSAAPSPAPPLAALALPAGPAEAACALCQRAPREPVRADCGHRFCRACVVRFWAEEDGPFPCPECADDCWQRAVEPGRPPLSRRLLALEEAAAAPSRDGAASEAALQLLCRADGAPLCAACRMAAGPEPPEWEPRWRKALRGKENKGSVEIMRKDLNDARDLHGQAESAAAVWKGHVMDRRKKALTDYKKLRAFFAEEEAHFLQEAAKEEGSPEDEQADPAERFRSLLQAVSELEKKHRNLGLSMLLQ, from the exons ATGTTGAACTGGATG AGACCCCGGCTCCTGAGGTTCACCGCGCCCGGAACCCCCCCTGGTGACGTACCTCGCAGCTGGGACCCGCTCCTGACGTACCCCGCTGCCAGGACCTTAGCGGGTGACGTACACCGCGGCCAGGGCGTCGTTCGTGGACAACTCCGCTGCCAGGACCTGGCTGGTGACGTATCCCGCGGCCAGGGCCCGCCCCGCGCGTCgcagtcgccgccgccgccgccgcgcaggTCCGGGTCCGCAGCCCGGCGCCTCCGGCCCTCCAGCTCCCGCTCCGCCGCGCCCTCGCCGGCGCCGCCGCTCGCAGCCCTGGCGctccccgccggccccgccgaGGCCGCCTGCGCCCTGTGCCAGCGCGCGCCCCGAGAGCCGGTGCGGGCCGACTGCGGCCACCGCTTCTGCCGGGCGTGCGTCGTGCGCTTCTGGGCCGAGGAGGACGGGCCCTTCCCGTGCCCCGAGTGCGCCGACGACTGCTGGCAGCGCGCCGTGGAGCCCGGCCGCCCGCCGCTCAGCCGCCGCCTGCTGGCGCTCGAGGAGGCGGCCGCGGCGCCCTCGCGCGACGGCGCGGCCAGCGAGGCGGCGCTGCAGCTGCTGTGCCGCGCTGACGGGGCCCCGCTGTGCGCCGCCTGCCGCATGGCCGCAGGCCCCGAGCCGCCCGAGTGGGAGCCGCGCTGGAGGAAGGCGCTGCGCGGCAAG GAGAACAAAGGGTCGGTGGAAATCATGAGGAAAGATCTGAATGACGCGCGGGACCTGCATGGCCAGGCAGAGTCAGCGGCGGCTGTATGGAAG ggACACGTGATGGACCGCAGGAAGAAGGCCCTGACCGACTACAAGAAGCTGCGGGCCTTTTTCGCTGAGGAGGAGGCGCACTTCCTGCAGGAGGCCGCCAAGGAGGAGGGCTCCCCGGAGGACGAGCAGGCCGACCCAGCCGAGCGGTTCCGCTCCCTGCTGCAGGCCGTGTCGGAGCTGGAGAAGAAGCACCGGAACCTGGGCCTCAGCATGCTGTTGCAG TGA